From Eptesicus fuscus isolate TK198812 chromosome 13, DD_ASM_mEF_20220401, whole genome shotgun sequence, the proteins below share one genomic window:
- the LOC103294667 gene encoding olfactory receptor 2AG2, which yields MEHGNSTLGSGFMLMGILKDSESPELLCAIITILYMLALISNGLLLLVITMDTRLHVPMYLLLGQLSLMDLLFTSVVTPKALVDFLRSENTISFGGCALQMFLALTLGGAEDLLLAFMAYDRYVAICHPLNYMVLMSTRVCWLMVATSWILASLSALGHTFYTMHFPFCMSRKISHLLCEIPPLLKLACADTSRYELMVYVTGVTFLLLPLSVIVASYTLILFTVLHMPSNEGRQKALVTCSSHLTVVGMFYGAATFMYILPSSLHSTKQDNIISVFYTIVTPALNPLIYSLRNKEVMGALRRVMGKYMLRTHPTF from the coding sequence ATGGAGCATGGGAACTCCACCCTGGGAAGTGGCTTCATGTTGATGGGGATTCTGAAGGACAGTGAGTCTCCTGAGCTGCTCTGTGCCATAATCACAATTCTGTACATGTTGGCTCTGATCAGCAATGGCCTGCTGCTCCTGGTCATCACAATGGACACCCGGCTCCACGTGCCCATGTACCTCCTGCTTGGGCAGCTCTCACTCATGGACCTCCTCTTCACGTCTGTTGTCACTCCCAAGGCCCTAGTGGATTTTCTTCGCAGTGAAAACACCATCTCTTTTGGGGGCTGTGCCCTTCAGATGTTTCTGGCACTGACTCTGGGTGGTGCAGAGGACCTCCTACTGGCCTTCATGGCCTATGACAGGTATGTGGCCATTTGTCATCCTCTGAACTACATGGTCCTCATGAGTACAAGGGTCTGCTGGCTCATGGTGGCCACCTCCTGGATCCTTGCATCCCTGAGTGCTTTAGGGCATACCTTTTATACCATGCACTTCCCCTTCTGCATGTCCCGGAAAATAAGTCATCTGCTTTGTGAGATCCCACCTCTGCTGAAGTTGGCCTGTGCAGATACCTCCAGATATGAGCTCATGGTGTATGTGACAGGTGTGACTTTCCTTTTGCTCCCTCTTTCTGTCAttgttgcctcctacacactaaTCCTATTTACTGTACTCCACATGCCCTCAAATGAGGGGAGGCAGAAAGCCCTAGTCACCTGTTCTTCCCACCTGACTGTGGTCGGGATGTTCTATGGAGCTGCCACGTTCATGTACATCCTGCCCAGTTCCCTGCACAGCACCAAGCAGGACAACATCATCTCTGTTTTCTACACAATTGTCACTCCAGCCCTGAACCCCCtcatctacagcctgaggaaTAAGGAGGTCATGGGGGCCTTGAGGAGGGTCATGGGAAAATATATGCTGCGGACACACCCCACCTTCTAG
- the LOC103294666 gene encoding olfactory receptor 2AG1: protein MEHGNSTLGSGFMLVGILKDSESPELLCAIITILYMLALISNGLLLLVITMDTRLHVPMYLLLGQLSLMDLLFTSVVTPKALVDFLRSENTISFGGCALQMFLALTLGGAEDLLLAFMAYDRYVAICHPLNYMVLMSTRVCWLMVATSWILASLSAFVYTMYTMHYPFCKARTIRHLLCEIPPLLKLACADTSRYELMVYVMGVTFLIPPLVAILASYTLILFTVLHMPSNEGRQKALVTCSSHLTVVGMFYGAATFMYILPSSLHSTKQDNIISVFYTIVTPALNPLIYSLRNKEVMGALRRVMGKYMLRTHHTFQGGIKA from the coding sequence ATGGAGCATGGGAACTCCACCCTGGGAAGTGGCTTCATGTTGGTGGGGATTCTGAAGGACAGTGAGTCTCCTGAGCTGCTCTGTGCCATAATCACAATTCTGTACATGTTGGCTCTGATCAGCAATGGCCTGCTGCTCCTGGTCATCACAATGGACACCCGGCTCCACGTGCCCATGTACCTCCTGCTTGGGCAGCTCTCACTCATGGACCTCCTCTTCACGTCTGTTGTCACTCCCAAGGCCCTAGTGGATTTTCTTCGCAGTGAAAACACCATCTCTTTTGGGGGCTGTGCCCTTCAGATGTTTCTGGCACTGACTCTGGGTGGTGCCGAGGACCTCCTACTGGCCTTCATGGCCTATGACAGGTATGTGGCCATTTGTCATCCTCTAAACTACATGGTCCTCATGAGTACAAGGGTCTGCTGGCTCATGGTGGCCACCTCCTGGATCCTTGCATCCCTGAGTGCCTTTGTATATACCATGTATACCATGCACTATCCCTTCTGCAAAGCCAGGACGATCAGGCACCTGCTTTGTGAGATCCCACCTCTGCTGAAGTTGGCCTGTGCAGATACCTCCAGATATGAGCTCATGGTGTATGTGATGGGTGTGACCTTCCTGATTCCCCCTCTTGTTGCTATCCTTGCCTCCTACACACTAATCCTATTTACTGTACTCCACATGCCCTCAAATGAGGGGAGGCAGAAAGCCCTAGTCACCTGTTCTTCCCACCTGACTGTGGTCGGGATGTTCTATGGAGCTGCCACGTTCATGTACATCCTGCCCAGTTCCCTGCACAGCACCAAGCAGGACAACATCATCTCTGTTTTCTACACAATTGTCACTCCAGCCCTGAACCCCCtcatctacagcctgaggaaTAAGGAGGTCATGGGGGCCTTGAGGAGGGTCATGGGAAAATATATGCTGCGGACACACCACACCTTCCAGGGAGGGATCAAGGCTTGA